CAAATTTACGCGCGGCCATGATAGAAGGTTTTGATTTGAAAAGTTTAATTAAAGAAATCTTCGGCGATGAAATTGAATTTAAATAGTTTGCAAATTAACGCATAAAAAAAATCCCCCGTTGTTATTGAGGGATTTTTTTGTTTTGACATTTTGTGTCATTGGCAATTTTTACGCTTTTTGAGAGATCTATCAATTACATCTGCCAGGCATGGGATAAGCAAGACGCATATCCAAAAAAGCAGGCCTGGCAAATATTGTATAATAATGCCGTAAATTACAATGCCAAGAGCTAGAATTATACCGAGTAATGACAAAAAAATAGTTATTTTGACTTGATTTAAGCCAAAAACGATCAAGGACAATTTTTTAATGTTCATTTTTCCCTCCTTAGAATGTTTTTTTTACCTTATTATTAATTGATAAAGACCTTGCTGTTTGCCGATTTGGCCGTTGAAGAAAATGTTTTCACCTTTAGAATCTAAATAAAAATTCCCCAGGTTATCAAATTTTGCAATTTCAATAGAATTATGGCTGCTGTTGTTTTCGGTCAGGTCAATTATTTGCAGGCTGTTTTTAAATAAAATTACCACATGATGCAGATCAGTATACCAGTCAGCTTTTAATATAGGCTGGCCAAAACGGTTGATAAATGTTTTTTCTCTGGAGTCAGAATTATAGGAATTTAAGGCAAAATCATCATAAACCAAAAGTTGTTTTTCCTTGCTGTCCCAGACCGCTGCTTTGGCATCAAATTCAATTATTGGCTCTTCAGGCATTATGCTGATTTCGGCTTCAGCATTTATTTTTTTTATAAGCTTTAATTTGCTTTGGTCTAAATCTATCAGCCCGATATAATTATTGGTGCTTTTAATAAAATGATAATTATTAGATTTAGATAATTCCAGAACTTTTTTGGCAGTTTTGAAATTCAAATTATATTTGGCTAAAACGTTCTGAGTCTCTGCCTGTTGAATGTAGAAAATATCATTGCCTTCAATAAAAAATTCTTTATTGATTTTTTCGCTTGTTTTAAAAATATTCTGGCTGGCTTTAACCAATAAGTCTATTTCATAAAAAGAATTTTGCTTTAAGGCGTAAAGCAGATTGTCGCTTTGCAAGTCCCAGATGACATTGTCAGGCACAAATTCCAATAGTTCCGAAATATCTTGCACATCTTTGAGGTTTTGCAGATTACTTACTATATAGCTATTATCATCTTTGATTAGCGCTTTTTTACTGCTGGCTGCCCATGTAAGCGTGAGTTTTTTTTGCGCGGAGACCCGGTATATAAGGCTTTTCTCCCGGGTAATAAAATCATAAAGATATAATTCCAAAAAAGGCCCATTGACCTGCTGGTATATTAGTTTTTGGCCGTCAGGAGATAAAGAGAAATCATTAATCTGGCCTTCTATGATTTGCAAGGGAACTTCTTTTTTAAATAGAATAATATCAGCCGCGAATGTTGTGATGCTGCTTGCTACGGTTAATTTTTTTTCCCAAGAATAATAGCCTTCTTTGCTAATTTTGATCGCATACTCTTGCGGCAATAAATTATAGATAAAAATCTTTTCATCAAAAGGCTTGTCATAGAGCTTATCATTGAGATAGACGCTGGCTTTCTTTAAATTTTTTGCTTCCAGCATTAAGGTTCCGGTTTTTAAGATTTTATTGCGTTTAAGGTCATAGCGATAGCCTGAAGCGTAGAAAATTAAAAGCGGACCTAAAATAAAAAAGGCTGAAATAAAGCTAAACATGATGATTCTTCTGATTCTGAGGCTCATAAATAATTATTAAAAATAAAAGTTGAACTGATCTTATCATACTCCAATCTTTAGGCCGAATCAAGCTTTGACTTTTGAATTTTTTTGGATTATCTGTTATGATGATAACAAAGTTTTTAGCTATTAATGACTTGTCATATGAATCAACCGAGATTATTTGCCATAAAAGAACTGCAAAATAAATTTTTTAGAAAATTTCTAAAATATTATGTGGTTTTGTTTTTGATTTTTGTCGCCTTTATTTTGGGCATGCTTTTTGGCCGGCAAGAAAATAAAGTAATTGTCGCTGAGAGTGAAAAGAGCGGCGCGGTTTTTAATAAAAAAGCTAAGCCTGAATTTTTATCCAAAGATATAAATTTTAACCTTTTTTGGGATGTCTGGGATACAATTGAAAAAAATTACGTTCATCAGCCTGTGGCTGAAAATGAACTATTTTACGGGGCGATGGCTGGCAGCGTGGCAGCTTTGGGCGACCCTCATTCTGTATTTTTTGATCCAAAAACAACAAGTGATTTTACAGCTGAATTAAAAGGAAGTTTTGAAGGGATTGGCGCGGAAATTGCCATAAAAAATAATGCTATCACCATTGTGGCGCCGTTGCCAGATTCACCGGCTGAAAAAGCAGGTTTGAAAACAAATGATAAGATTTTAGCTATCAATGGCGAAGATACGGCTGGTATGAGCCTGGATTACGCGGTCAGCAAGATCAGAGGGCCAAAAGGCACTGATGTTGATTTGACTATCGGACGCGAGGGGACTGAAAAACCTTTAGAAATTAAAATTGTCAGGCAGACGATTAAAATTCAGAGTGTTAAATGGCAAATGCTGGATAATAATATCGCCCTGATAAATTTAAGATATTTCAATGAAGATACAAGCGATGCTTTTAAAAAAGCTGTTTTAGATATTGTGGCCAAAAATCCAAAAGGCGTAATTTTGGATATGCGCAATAATCCTGGCGGTTTTCTGGACACTGCTATTGATGTAGCCAGTGAATGGGTAGATAACAATGTAGTGGTTTATGAAAAATCAAGTACTGGGCAATTAAAGGAAAATAAATCCACTGGCTTGCCTAGATTAAAAGATTTCCCGACAGTTGTTTTAATTAATGGGGGCAGCGCGTCAGGTTCTGAAATAGTGGCCGGGGCATTAAAAGATTATAAATTAGCAACCTTAGTTGGTGAAAAATCTTTTGGCAAAGGTTCTGTCCAGAGTTTATTCCCTTTATCAGACGGTTCATCAATTAAGCTGACTGTTGCTTTATGGCTGACTCCCAATGAAAATACAATTGACGGCGAGGGGATTGAGCCAGACGTGAAAGTTGATCTGACCGATGCTGATTTTAGCGCCAATAAAGATCCGCAGTTGGATAAGGCGATTGAGATTTTAAGTGCTAAAAAATAATAAAATTTTTTTTAAAAAAGAAGGCGAACCATAAGGTTCGCCTTTTTAGCAAAAGAATTTTTAGGGAGTTAGAGGGTAATGGGTGTACCGCGAGTGTCTCCTCCCTGGTTGACACAGTTCGAGGTAGTGTTGATACCCTGGATTTCCATTCCTATCCAGTAATCAGCACCAATCGTGAAGTCAATGTAGTGTACGAGCTGGGTCGTGCAGAGAGTTGATCCTCCGGTTGAGGCTATCACATCTGCATAGACGCCGTAGCCATGTTCATAAGTTCCTGGAGGAGCAGTTACATCGCGGGCCGGATGGTGGATAGTCAGCCATGCGCTTTGTCCGCTCAGCACAGAAAAGAAGGTTTCGGAATAGGAGAGAGTCGGTACATCCCATAAGAGCCTTTGCCATATGCCGCCGGGCGTGGGTGTCCTCCAGTACGAAGTCTGAATTCGGATGTCTTCACCAGCTTGCAACCCTGTATACGGTATGATGGGATCATCGAAAGTGAGAGGGTCATAGACATTATTGCCATTGGTATCGCCAGTCACTCGGACTCGCAAACGATAAAGCGTTTCAGTGCAGGTCGGATTGCTGCCCACGGTAACCGCATTGTTTTCGTCTACGTTTATGATAAAACACGCTACGGGATATTGGTCTAGCGCAGTCCCTAAGGTTTTATACCCTGTAAGCAAAACCGAGTTAAGCCTGATATTGTCAACCCGATTCTGGTTGGCGAGACTGTATCCGATTGACAGGTAGGTGTTTTTCGGCACGGTAATGGAGACACTGAGTACTCCACCTACGACTTGTGCGGAATAATTGATGCCGTGCATCGGGTCCGTATTCTGTCTGTTTACAATGCTTGAGTAAATGTAGATCTCTGCGGGAGGCGAGCCTGGCGTTACCAAATTGGCACTGTATTTCTGGATTGTTTCCTTGTAAGTCTTTCCGTTGATAACCACATTTTTTACCGCAACAGTGCCATCGTCGACCAACTTGGAGGTTAAGGTAGATCCCTCAGGAATCGGGATTTCGAATTTGACAGCGCATCCGCCGTTTGCGTCACAGGTAATCGGGGTCGGAGGGACTACGGGTGTGTCAAACGCACCGACGCTGGGACTCGCCTGGTGGGTGCCGCAACCGAGCAAGCTTAGAAAGCCGAGGCTGAGCACTATCAAAATGATAGCCATCCAGTTAAAGGTTTTCCCTTTCATTTCTTCTCTCCTTTTGGGTATTTTTAGCCTGACCAAGCTTGCTACTGCGAAGCTTTAGCCATGACTTTTATCTCGTTGGTTTTTCGGTTGACCTTTTCCCTTGATTTTTTGCTATTTTAAATCAATTTATAAAAAGAACATCAAAGCAACTGCCAATTATTTGGTCAGGTGCTCTTAAAGATTATCTCACATTAACATAACTGTAAAATTTTGTCAAGGTCTCTTGTCAAGACTTGAAATTTAGGCGAATTTTAGAGGAAAA
Above is a window of Patescibacteria group bacterium DNA encoding:
- a CDS encoding S41 family peptidase translates to MNQPRLFAIKELQNKFFRKFLKYYVVLFLIFVAFILGMLFGRQENKVIVAESEKSGAVFNKKAKPEFLSKDINFNLFWDVWDTIEKNYVHQPVAENELFYGAMAGSVAALGDPHSVFFDPKTTSDFTAELKGSFEGIGAEIAIKNNAITIVAPLPDSPAEKAGLKTNDKILAINGEDTAGMSLDYAVSKIRGPKGTDVDLTIGREGTEKPLEIKIVRQTIKIQSVKWQMLDNNIALINLRYFNEDTSDAFKKAVLDIVAKNPKGVILDMRNNPGGFLDTAIDVASEWVDNNVVVYEKSSTGQLKENKSTGLPRLKDFPTVVLINGGSASGSEIVAGALKDYKLATLVGEKSFGKGSVQSLFPLSDGSSIKLTVALWLTPNENTIDGEGIEPDVKVDLTDADFSANKDPQLDKAIEILSAKK